In Haliotis asinina isolate JCU_RB_2024 chromosome 15, JCU_Hal_asi_v2, whole genome shotgun sequence, one DNA window encodes the following:
- the LOC137265700 gene encoding aldo-keto reductase family 1 member B1-like isoform X2, translated as MADKVPSIRLNSGYDMPMLGLGTYNNLKPNEVGGAVKAAIQMGYRHIDTAWRYKTEPEIGAAVKELIQEGKIKREELFIVTKDEEVTKPTMTDYLDTWRAMEKLVDKGLVRSIGVSNFNTQQLERILKMDGLKYKPANNQVEMSPYLAQEDLLQFSLKNGISTTGYASFGAPGQDYIPKDAPKTLEDPTIVKIGKKYNKSSAQVILRWGIQRGFALVPKSTNPFRLAQNMDIFDFKLSEEDTKEIVALDRGYRSNAHHFNRWKDHPFYPYEK; from the exons ATGGCGGACAAAGTACCTTCCATACGTCTGAACAGCGGTTATGACATGCCTATGCTGGGCTTAGGGACCTACAACAATCTCAAG CCAAACGAGGTGGGTGGTGCCGTAAAGGCTGCAATACAGATGGGATATCGCCATATTGACACAGCCTGGCGCTATAAAACGGAACCAGAAATCGGGGCCGCCGTTAAAGAACTGATCCAAGAAGGGAAAATAAAGAGGGAGGAGCTGTTCATTGTGACGAAG GACGAGGAGGTTACCAAGCCGACCATGACGGACTATCTAGACACGTGGAGA GCCATGGAGAAGCTCGTGGACAAAGGTCTTGTCAGGTCTATCGGCGTCTCCAACTTCAATACACAACAGCTGGAGAGGATTCTCAAAATGGACGGCCTCAAGTACAAGCCTGCGAATAACCAG GTGGAGATGTCTCCATATCTGGCTCAGGAAGACCTTCTCCAGTTCTCCCTCAAGAACGGCATCTCAACTACTGGCTACGCATCTTTCGGGGCCCCAGGACAGGACTA CATACCCAAAGATGCTCCAAAGACCCTCGAAGACCCGACCATTGTCAAAATCGGAAAGAAATACAACAAATCTTCAGCTCAG GTGATCCTTAGATGGGGCATACAGAGAGGTTTTGCTTTGGTTCCCAAGAGTACGAATCCATTTCGTTTGGCCCAGAACATGGAT ATATTTGATTTCAAGCTCAGTGAGGAGGATACAAAGGAAATAGTAGCTCTGGACAGAGGCTACAGATCCAACGCCCACCACTTCAATAG ATGGAAAGACCATCCCTTCTATCCCTACGAAAAGTGA
- the LOC137265700 gene encoding aldo-keto reductase family 1 member B1-like isoform X1: MADKVPSIRLNSGYDMPMLGLGTYNNLKPNEVGGAVKAAIQMGYRHIDTAWRYKTEPEIGAAVKELIQEGKIKREELFIVTKLWVHIHKPDQVEPHCRQSLEALDMDYIDLYLIHFPMAFEDEEVTKPTMTDYLDTWRAMEKLVDKGLVRSIGVSNFNTQQLERILKMDGLKYKPANNQVEMSPYLAQEDLLQFSLKNGISTTGYASFGAPGQDYIPKDAPKTLEDPTIVKIGKKYNKSSAQVILRWGIQRGFALVPKSTNPFRLAQNMDIFDFKLSEEDTKEIVALDRGYRSNAHHFNRWKDHPFYPYEK; this comes from the exons ATGGCGGACAAAGTACCTTCCATACGTCTGAACAGCGGTTATGACATGCCTATGCTGGGCTTAGGGACCTACAACAATCTCAAG CCAAACGAGGTGGGTGGTGCCGTAAAGGCTGCAATACAGATGGGATATCGCCATATTGACACAGCCTGGCGCTATAAAACGGAACCAGAAATCGGGGCCGCCGTTAAAGAACTGATCCAAGAAGGGAAAATAAAGAGGGAGGAGCTGTTCATTGTGACGAAG CTTTGGGTTCACATTCACAAACCAGATCAGGTAGAACCACATTGTCGGCAGTCACTGGAGGCCCTTGACATGGATTACATAGATCTGTATCTAATCCACTTTCCTATGGCTTTCGAA GACGAGGAGGTTACCAAGCCGACCATGACGGACTATCTAGACACGTGGAGA GCCATGGAGAAGCTCGTGGACAAAGGTCTTGTCAGGTCTATCGGCGTCTCCAACTTCAATACACAACAGCTGGAGAGGATTCTCAAAATGGACGGCCTCAAGTACAAGCCTGCGAATAACCAG GTGGAGATGTCTCCATATCTGGCTCAGGAAGACCTTCTCCAGTTCTCCCTCAAGAACGGCATCTCAACTACTGGCTACGCATCTTTCGGGGCCCCAGGACAGGACTA CATACCCAAAGATGCTCCAAAGACCCTCGAAGACCCGACCATTGTCAAAATCGGAAAGAAATACAACAAATCTTCAGCTCAG GTGATCCTTAGATGGGGCATACAGAGAGGTTTTGCTTTGGTTCCCAAGAGTACGAATCCATTTCGTTTGGCCCAGAACATGGAT ATATTTGATTTCAAGCTCAGTGAGGAGGATACAAAGGAAATAGTAGCTCTGGACAGAGGCTACAGATCCAACGCCCACCACTTCAATAG ATGGAAAGACCATCCCTTCTATCCCTACGAAAAGTGA